In Streptomyces sp. NBC_00569, a single genomic region encodes these proteins:
- a CDS encoding Crp/Fnr family transcriptional regulator, whose translation MTNATRLLPALPHEHRERLMTLAQEVSFEEDERIFEEGHIADRFWVVRSGAVSLDHQVTEHKRVTVASLGAGDLLGWSWLFPPHQWDFGAEAFSPVRAYEFDAQAVRNLCDTDPALGMTLIRTVAEILAYRLGATRAKLMEQYSIHRTQPI comes from the coding sequence ATGACGAACGCGACGCGACTGCTGCCCGCTCTTCCTCACGAGCACCGCGAGCGACTGATGACGCTCGCCCAGGAGGTGTCGTTCGAAGAGGACGAGCGGATCTTCGAGGAGGGCCACATCGCCGACCGGTTCTGGGTCGTGCGCTCGGGCGCGGTCTCACTGGACCACCAGGTCACCGAGCACAAGCGGGTGACCGTCGCCTCGCTGGGCGCGGGGGATCTGCTCGGCTGGTCATGGCTGTTCCCGCCGCACCAATGGGACTTCGGGGCCGAGGCGTTCAGCCCGGTGCGCGCCTACGAGTTCGACGCACAGGCGGTGCGCAATCTCTGCGACACCGATCCCGCGCTGGGCATGACCCTGATCCGCACCGTCGCCGAGATCCTCGCGTACCGGCTCGGGGCGACGCGGGCCAAGCTCATGGAGCAGTACAGCATCCACCGGACACAGCCGATCTGA
- a CDS encoding sulfatase-like hydrolase/transferase → MKAIMVMFDSLNRRMLPPYGGDWTHAPNFARLAERSVTYDNCYAGSMPCMPARREIHTGRHNFLHRSWGPLEPFDDSMPELLKQSGVYTHLVSDHPHYWEDGGATYHGRYNTWEFFRGQEGDPWKGQVADPEMPEDLKKVRFGGIYRQDWVNRPHMATEDRHPQTLTFDAGLEFVHTNRDADNWFVQMETFDPHEPFFSHERFKDLYPHDYDGPHFDWPDYKRVVETDDQVGHARYEYAALLSMCDHSLGRVLDTMDELGLWDDTLLLVCTDHGLLLGEKGWWGKSVQPWYNELVHLPLFAWDPRTGATGERRRDLVQTIDLAPTLLEFFDVPRPGDMQGAPLSDTSVREAGLFGMHGGHVNVTDGRHVYMRAPVSPDNAPLHEHTLMPTHMRGRFTPQELADLELAEPFGFTKGVRTLRVSGRTLFNPYQHGTLLYDLESDPEQLTPLADDTVELRMARLMVDLMRANEAPPGQYERLGLPAVGPVTEKHLLVRAQREQAEVAAQPLPRADDYPQGRFSLRTPIRALISDPVAVEVLRRHLPGVVDSELLQILGPTPLIDVAAMAGGLFPAPRLRMVAEELAAL, encoded by the coding sequence ATGAAGGCGATCATGGTGATGTTCGACAGCCTCAACCGGCGGATGCTGCCGCCGTACGGCGGCGACTGGACGCACGCGCCGAACTTCGCCCGGCTCGCCGAGCGGTCCGTCACGTACGACAACTGCTACGCGGGCTCGATGCCCTGCATGCCGGCCCGCCGTGAGATCCACACGGGGCGGCACAACTTCCTGCACCGCAGCTGGGGCCCGCTGGAGCCGTTCGACGACTCCATGCCCGAACTGCTCAAGCAGAGCGGCGTCTACACCCACCTCGTCAGCGACCACCCCCACTACTGGGAGGACGGCGGCGCGACCTATCACGGCCGGTACAACACCTGGGAGTTCTTCCGCGGGCAGGAGGGCGACCCGTGGAAGGGGCAGGTAGCTGATCCCGAGATGCCCGAGGACCTCAAGAAGGTCCGGTTCGGGGGCATCTACCGGCAGGACTGGGTGAACCGGCCGCACATGGCGACCGAGGACCGTCATCCGCAGACGCTGACATTCGACGCCGGGCTGGAGTTCGTCCACACCAATCGCGACGCGGACAACTGGTTCGTACAGATGGAGACCTTCGACCCGCACGAGCCCTTCTTCAGCCACGAGCGCTTCAAGGACCTCTATCCGCACGACTACGACGGCCCGCACTTCGACTGGCCCGACTACAAGCGTGTGGTGGAGACGGACGACCAGGTCGGGCACGCCCGCTACGAGTACGCGGCGCTGCTGTCCATGTGCGACCACTCCCTCGGGCGGGTCCTCGACACGATGGACGAACTCGGCCTGTGGGACGACACGTTGCTCCTCGTCTGCACGGACCACGGTCTGCTGCTCGGCGAGAAGGGATGGTGGGGCAAGAGCGTGCAGCCCTGGTACAACGAACTCGTCCATCTGCCCCTGTTCGCCTGGGATCCCCGGACCGGCGCGACGGGCGAGCGGCGCCGGGACCTCGTGCAGACCATCGACCTGGCGCCCACCCTCCTGGAGTTCTTCGACGTACCGCGGCCCGGCGACATGCAGGGCGCGCCGCTCTCGGACACGTCCGTACGCGAGGCGGGCCTGTTCGGCATGCACGGCGGACACGTCAATGTCACCGACGGCCGCCACGTCTACATGAGGGCGCCCGTCTCCCCCGACAACGCTCCACTGCACGAGCACACGTTGATGCCGACGCACATGCGCGGCCGCTTCACGCCGCAGGAACTCGCGGACCTGGAGCTCGCCGAACCCTTCGGCTTCACCAAGGGCGTCCGCACGCTGCGCGTCTCAGGGCGCACGCTCTTCAACCCGTACCAGCACGGCACGCTGCTCTACGACCTGGAGTCCGATCCCGAGCAGCTCACCCCGCTCGCCGACGACACGGTGGAGCTGCGCATGGCGCGTCTGATGGTGGACCTCATGCGGGCGAACGAGGCGCCGCCCGGCCAGTACGAGCGGCTCGGGCTCCCCGCGGTGGGGCCCGTCACCGAGAAGCATCTGCTGGTGCGTGCCCAGCGCGAACAGGCCGAGGTCGCCGCGCAGCCCCTGCCGCGCGCCGACGACTATCCGCAGGGCCGCTTCTCGCTGCGCACACCGATCCGGGCTCTGATCTCCGACCCGGTGGCGGTGGAGGTCCTGCGCCGCCACCTGCCAGGTGTCGTGGACTCCGAACTCCTGCAGATCCTGGGGCCGACGCCCCTCATCGATGTCGCCGCCATGGCGGGCGGGCTCTTCCCGGCGCCGCGGCTGCGGATGGTCGCCGAGGAACTCGCCGCGCTCTGA
- a CDS encoding PadR family transcriptional regulator, with protein MKFEYVLLALLSYRPFSGYDLRKWVETEGQFLRSRAHHSQIYRLLGRMVDDGWVAYEVDPREGRPDAKVYRLTPRGRDVLMEWVRSPYDPPSRFQDADFLARFSFAAPLDRDAAIRLIRTELTYRRAQIAGNRDRDRRIGFENPLPELDQDLAREISDELHAYGASSVDRWVAWLEGMLRRLETGRPESEGRTPTQTGDAA; from the coding sequence GTGAAGTTCGAGTACGTCCTGCTCGCGCTGCTGTCGTACCGCCCGTTCAGCGGCTACGACCTGCGCAAGTGGGTGGAGACTGAAGGGCAGTTCCTCCGTTCGCGCGCCCATCACAGCCAGATCTACCGGCTGCTCGGGCGCATGGTCGACGACGGCTGGGTGGCGTACGAGGTCGATCCGCGCGAGGGCCGGCCGGACGCGAAGGTGTACCGGCTGACACCACGGGGGCGCGACGTCCTGATGGAGTGGGTGCGCTCCCCCTACGACCCGCCCAGCCGCTTCCAGGACGCCGACTTCCTGGCCAGGTTCAGCTTCGCCGCCCCGCTCGACAGGGACGCCGCGATCCGGCTGATCAGGACCGAACTCACGTACCGGCGCGCCCAGATCGCCGGCAATCGCGACCGCGACCGGCGCATCGGATTCGAGAATCCGCTGCCCGAGCTCGACCAGGACCTCGCGCGCGAGATCAGCGACGAGCTGCACGCCTACGGCGCCTCGTCCGTCGACCGCTGGGTGGCCTGGCTCGAAGGGATGCTGCGGCGCCTGGAGACCGGACGGCCGGAGTCCGAAGGCCGTACACCGACACAGACGGGGGACGCCGCATGA
- a CDS encoding cupin domain-containing protein: MATPSHPGDSPERDAFHPDLPDHDAPLPLRARLHHIRAGALDGDTAQTGGMRRFAAISGSTVGSERIWMGQTHVAPDTASSNHHHGASETAIHVVKGHPEFVFLDDSTGTPEEVRLRTAPGDYIFVPPYVPHREENPSPDEEAVVVIARSTQEAIVVNLPELYVLDEDSPAGN; encoded by the coding sequence ATGGCCACACCTTCACACCCCGGCGACTCCCCCGAGCGCGACGCGTTCCACCCCGACCTCCCGGACCACGACGCACCGCTGCCGTTGCGCGCCCGGCTCCACCACATCCGCGCGGGCGCACTGGACGGCGACACCGCGCAGACCGGCGGCATGCGGCGGTTCGCGGCGATCAGCGGCAGCACGGTCGGCTCCGAGCGCATCTGGATGGGCCAGACACACGTGGCGCCCGACACCGCCTCGTCCAACCACCACCACGGGGCTTCGGAGACGGCGATCCATGTCGTGAAGGGCCACCCGGAGTTCGTGTTCCTGGACGACTCCACGGGCACTCCCGAAGAGGTCCGGCTCCGCACGGCACCCGGCGACTACATCTTCGTGCCGCCCTACGTCCCGCACCGCGAGGAGAACCCGAGCCCGGACGAGGAGGCGGTCGTGGTGATCGCCCGCAGCACGCAGGAGGCGATCGTCGTCAACCTCCCGGAGCTGTACGTGCTCGACGAGGATTCACCGGCGGGGAACTGA
- a CDS encoding ankyrin repeat domain-containing protein — protein sequence MTTIIDSQDPLAVAVTQAIRQGDVPALRRLLAENRGLASAGIAETARPDCSGVRTLLHIATDWPGHFPSGPQVLAALVEAGADPDARFSGAHTETPLHWAASNDDVAAVDALVAAGADIEAPGAVIGDGTPLADACAFGQWRAAFRLVEHGAHVTFEQAASLGLLDRVEACATAGEPPTPEEVSSAFWCACHGGRLATAQYLYGLGADPGRIGYGDRTPLDIAREQDASDVVEWLSTVAAKPVGDSA from the coding sequence ATGACGACGATCATCGACTCGCAGGACCCCCTCGCCGTCGCGGTCACGCAGGCGATCCGCCAGGGCGACGTACCGGCCCTGCGGCGGCTGCTCGCCGAGAACCGGGGGCTGGCCTCCGCCGGTATCGCGGAGACCGCCCGCCCGGACTGCTCCGGGGTCCGCACGCTGCTGCACATCGCGACCGACTGGCCCGGCCACTTCCCCAGCGGTCCGCAGGTTCTCGCCGCCCTGGTGGAGGCCGGGGCGGACCCCGACGCGCGGTTCTCCGGCGCGCACACCGAGACGCCGCTGCACTGGGCGGCGAGCAATGACGACGTCGCCGCCGTCGACGCCCTTGTCGCGGCGGGCGCGGACATAGAGGCACCGGGCGCGGTGATCGGCGACGGCACTCCGCTCGCCGACGCCTGCGCCTTCGGGCAGTGGCGCGCGGCGTTCCGGCTGGTCGAGCACGGCGCCCACGTCACGTTCGAGCAGGCCGCGTCGCTCGGTCTGCTCGACCGGGTCGAGGCCTGCGCGACGGCCGGGGAACCGCCGACGCCGGAGGAGGTGTCCAGCGCGTTCTGGTGCGCCTGCCACGGCGGCCGCCTGGCCACCGCCCAGTATCTGTACGGACTGGGGGCGGATCCCGGCCGGATCGGTTACGGCGACAGAACGCCCCTGGACATCGCGCGCGAGCAGGACGCCTCGGACGTCGTGGAGTGGCTTTCCACTGTCGCCGCGAAGCCGGTGGGTGACTCTGCGTAG
- a CDS encoding ArsR/SmtB family transcription factor: MHLSPAHGAHPQDPGDEQLAYAADLLGLLADRTRLVLLHTLGGGEADVTTLTETCGAARPAVSQHLAKLRLAGLVTVRKEGRRMVYALPDGHLRRLVSEALNLADHHLGSPPASRGEVDPLV; encoded by the coding sequence ATGCACCTATCACCTGCGCACGGTGCGCACCCGCAAGATCCGGGCGACGAGCAGCTTGCCTACGCCGCCGATCTCCTGGGCCTCCTCGCCGACCGCACCCGTCTCGTGCTGCTCCACACCCTCGGCGGTGGCGAGGCGGATGTCACGACGCTCACCGAGACGTGCGGCGCGGCCCGCCCCGCCGTCAGCCAGCACCTGGCGAAACTCCGTCTCGCGGGCCTGGTGACCGTCCGCAAGGAGGGCCGCCGCATGGTCTACGCGCTGCCCGACGGGCATCTGCGACGCCTGGTGAGCGAGGCGCTGAACCTCGCGGACCATCACCTCGGATCCCCGCCAGCGTCGCGCGGTGAGGTCGACCCCTTGGTGTGA
- a CDS encoding MFS transporter, giving the protein MPELIDGPARTTKDIGPPGVPRRGRQLSLLGGALLVDSTEASLVSGLFPLIRQSLGISLGALGVLTAASKIVGVFTGPFWVWAAQRWSRKGVLVLATGLWGVWGVAAGFSQNFAQLLVLYTILAAGYAAAHPVITEIIGDLFDSSSRGRAVGFVYGAVALVSSVIGPLKGQLAGVDNGWRWGLWGIGTFNILLGCGIWLWFRDPGRGAAERQLADLGQEARAAHAAKVTWSQAVALFRVRSLFILLVSRLLSGHLLISTFGVVYLVDVFGFSTQVASVVLLPMGIGYFLGTLLGGFAADWAARRSPRYGLVAVLQGAQFAFAVAAFFGTQIEYDGIALFAVFFGLMGVAQGINPPVNRPMVMAVTPPEQRAAAFAIYVSVFEAIAWAAFSLGAGFLGDVVGLRPVFLWVLVILMLVNGAVLTLLYRPYAQDVARVQGELDRRRRQALGAG; this is encoded by the coding sequence ATGCCCGAGCTTATCGATGGGCCAGCGAGAACGACCAAGGACATCGGACCACCCGGAGTGCCCCGGCGCGGGCGCCAGTTGTCGCTGCTCGGCGGTGCGCTGCTGGTCGACAGCACCGAGGCGAGCCTCGTCAGCGGCCTCTTCCCGCTGATCCGGCAGTCGCTCGGCATCTCGCTCGGGGCGCTCGGCGTCCTCACCGCCGCGAGCAAGATCGTGGGGGTCTTCACGGGCCCGTTCTGGGTGTGGGCCGCACAGCGCTGGTCCCGCAAGGGCGTCCTCGTCCTCGCGACGGGTCTGTGGGGTGTCTGGGGTGTGGCCGCGGGCTTCTCCCAGAACTTCGCCCAGCTCCTCGTGCTCTACACGATCCTCGCGGCGGGCTACGCGGCCGCCCACCCCGTCATCACCGAGATCATCGGCGACCTCTTCGACAGCTCGTCACGGGGCCGCGCGGTCGGATTCGTGTACGGCGCCGTGGCGCTGGTCAGTTCGGTGATCGGGCCGCTCAAGGGGCAGTTGGCCGGCGTCGACAACGGCTGGCGATGGGGTCTGTGGGGCATCGGCACGTTCAACATCCTGCTCGGCTGCGGAATCTGGCTGTGGTTCCGCGACCCCGGCCGGGGGGCCGCAGAGCGGCAGCTCGCCGACCTGGGCCAGGAGGCCCGCGCGGCGCACGCCGCCAAGGTCACCTGGTCGCAGGCGGTGGCGCTGTTCAGGGTCCGCAGCCTGTTCATCCTGCTGGTGTCCCGGCTGTTGTCCGGCCACCTCCTGATCTCCACGTTCGGTGTGGTCTACCTGGTGGACGTGTTCGGCTTCAGCACGCAGGTCGCCTCGGTGGTGCTGCTCCCGATGGGCATCGGCTACTTCCTGGGCACCCTTCTCGGCGGCTTCGCGGCCGACTGGGCCGCGCGCCGCAGCCCCCGGTACGGGCTGGTCGCGGTGTTGCAGGGCGCGCAGTTCGCTTTCGCCGTGGCGGCCTTCTTCGGCACGCAGATCGAGTACGACGGCATCGCCCTCTTCGCGGTCTTCTTCGGCCTCATGGGCGTGGCCCAGGGGATCAACCCGCCGGTCAACCGGCCCATGGTCATGGCGGTCACCCCGCCCGAGCAGCGTGCCGCCGCCTTCGCGATCTATGTGTCCGTCTTCGAGGCGATCGCCTGGGCGGCGTTCAGCCTCGGCGCGGGCTTTCTGGGCGACGTGGTCGGACTCCGGCCCGTGTTCCTGTGGGTCCTCGTCATCCTGATGCTCGTCAACGGCGCGGTCCTCACCCTGCTCTACCGCCCCTACGCGCAGGACGTGGCACGGGTACAGGGGGAACTCGACCGGCGCAGGAGGCAGGCTCTGGGCGCGGGGTGA
- a CDS encoding cation diffusion facilitator family transporter — MSPQHGHAPHDGTHHHGDGHHHRHDHGPASTAARWRHRLAHVLTPHSHETSDKTDRALEASARGLRALWISLAVLGVTAAAQAVVVVLSGSVALLGDTVHNAADALTALPLGVAFVLGRRAANRRFTYGYGRAEDVAGLVIVLTIAASAAFSAWTAVDRLINPRDITYLPAVAAAAVIGFLGNEGVARYRIRVGREIGSAALVADGLHARTDGFTSLAVLIGAGGAAVGWRFADPLVGLAITAAILLVLRDACREVFRRVMDAVDPAVVDSAEHALGHVPGVLAVGELRMRWIGHRLRAEVAIVVDGALSVRAAHEVAVAAEHALLHAVPKLTGALVHADPAPDPGAPDPHAVLAHHSA; from the coding sequence TTGAGCCCTCAGCACGGACACGCGCCCCACGACGGCACGCATCACCACGGCGACGGTCACCATCACCGCCACGACCACGGCCCCGCCTCGACGGCGGCCCGGTGGCGGCACCGGCTCGCGCACGTCCTCACCCCGCACTCCCACGAAACCTCCGACAAGACCGACCGGGCGCTCGAAGCCTCGGCCCGTGGCCTGCGTGCCCTGTGGATCTCGCTGGCCGTGCTGGGCGTGACCGCGGCGGCCCAGGCGGTCGTCGTCGTCCTCTCGGGCTCGGTCGCGCTGCTCGGCGACACGGTCCACAACGCGGCGGACGCCCTCACCGCGCTGCCGCTCGGCGTCGCCTTCGTCCTGGGCCGGCGGGCCGCCAACCGCCGCTTCACCTACGGGTACGGGCGCGCCGAGGACGTCGCCGGGCTCGTCATCGTCCTGACCATCGCCGCCTCGGCCGCCTTCTCCGCGTGGACGGCGGTCGACCGGCTCATCAACCCGCGCGACATCACGTACCTGCCGGCCGTGGCCGCGGCCGCCGTGATCGGGTTCCTCGGCAACGAAGGGGTCGCCCGCTACCGCATCCGCGTCGGCCGTGAGATCGGCTCCGCCGCGCTGGTCGCCGACGGACTGCACGCGCGTACGGACGGATTCACCTCGCTCGCCGTTCTCATCGGAGCGGGCGGGGCCGCCGTCGGCTGGCGGTTCGCCGACCCGCTCGTGGGACTGGCCATCACCGCCGCCATCCTTCTGGTGCTGCGCGACGCCTGCCGCGAGGTCTTCCGGCGCGTGATGGACGCCGTCGACCCGGCCGTCGTCGACAGCGCCGAGCACGCCCTGGGACACGTACCCGGCGTGCTGGCCGTCGGCGAACTGCGGATGCGCTGGATCGGGCACCGGCTGCGCGCCGAGGTCGCCATCGTCGTCGACGGCGCGCTCAGCGTGCGGGCCGCCCACGAGGTCGCGGTCGCCGCGGAGCACGCCCTGCTGCACGCCGTCCCCAAGCTCACCGGCGCGCTCGTGCACGCCGACCCCGCGCCCGACCCCGGCGCACCCGACCCGCACGCGGTACTCGCCCACCACTCCGCGTAG
- a CDS encoding DUF3105 domain-containing protein — protein MSSTGKKAAAAARKARIDEMRRAQQVRDRRNRVITITLGTVIVAGLVGFGAYAIDRANDKDEQQTAAAKEPVRGERSWDAKKLGRNHVTKAVTYTMNPPVGGDHNQAWMTCDGTVYTKAIPNENAVHSLEHGAVWVTYNDRAGDADVAKLGEKVAKTPYSLMSPVDDQTGPIMLSAWGHQLSVDKASDPRVEQFFTKYVQGAQTPEPGAACTNGLEGS, from the coding sequence ATGAGCAGTACCGGCAAGAAGGCAGCGGCCGCCGCACGCAAGGCGCGTATCGACGAGATGCGCCGCGCCCAGCAGGTCCGCGACCGGCGCAACCGCGTCATCACCATCACGCTCGGCACGGTCATCGTCGCCGGGCTCGTCGGCTTCGGCGCGTACGCCATCGACCGCGCGAACGACAAGGACGAGCAGCAGACGGCCGCGGCGAAGGAGCCCGTGCGGGGAGAGAGGAGCTGGGACGCGAAGAAGCTCGGCCGCAACCATGTCACCAAGGCCGTCACCTACACGATGAACCCGCCCGTCGGCGGAGACCACAACCAGGCCTGGATGACGTGCGACGGCACCGTCTACACCAAGGCCATACCGAACGAGAACGCCGTGCACTCCCTCGAACACGGCGCGGTCTGGGTGACGTACAACGACAGGGCCGGTGACGCCGACGTCGCGAAGCTCGGCGAGAAGGTCGCCAAGACCCCCTACTCGCTGATGAGCCCCGTCGACGACCAGACGGGTCCGATCATGCTGTCCGCGTGGGGCCACCAGCTCAGTGTCGACAAGGCGTCCGACCCGCGGGTCGAGCAGTTCTTCACCAAGTACGTGCAGGGTGCGCAGACCCCCGAGCCCGGCGCCGCCTGCACCAACGGCCTGGAGGGGAGCTGA